From Sphingobacterium bambusae:
TCAACGTGCGTTCATAGATCCCGTTAAGGATCGCTTCCGTCGTAAACAGATCGGCAGCTTCAGCCGTCGTCGCTTCGGTTTTAAAAAGCTCATCGGACAAAAGCTTCAGATCTGATCGGTAAATAGAAAAGATGTGTTCAGAAGAAAATATGGTATTGGAATTATCCGCTGCGGGATTCGTATTCAGGTTAGAACCATTTGCGAAAGGAAAAAGTTGACTGTCTATCACCTGTTTTGCATAAGTTAGGGCTTCTTCCTTGTTGTTGTTATACAGGTAAACGCGAGCTAGGATTGCTTTTGTAGCCCAATAATTCAATCTATTCTGCCGGAACATAGGAAAAAGCTCCAACGATGTACTTCCTGCATTAGCAGCTATTGGGTCTATCCTTGGATACACAGAAAGTAGTTCTTCTGCTTCTTTGAGATCCGCAACAATGCGATCAATCACCTCCTGAAACGCTAATGCTCGACTGGGTTGTACAGAAAATGCCTCGATATAAGGTATGGTCTTCTGGCCGGCGCTGGGCAAAGCCGTGAGTGAAGGCGCAAAAAGGCGGAGTAGATCAAAATGTGCCATCGCTCGAATCGCCAATGCTTCGCCCTTGACCAAGTTGTAATATACGCCGGTAAAAAGTTGCCTATTGTTGTCGATGTCCTTTAATATGTAGTTTGATTGGGCAATGATATTGTATTGCTTAGACCAAACACGCGCTATACTGGCTTCTACAGAGGCGTCAATGTAATTGTATCGGGCAAGCTGTCCATATACATTTGCTGTCTGCGATGCTTTGTTTAAATAAAGCTGTGCGAGCACATCCATCATCCCGAAAGACAATTCCTTACCGTAGCTGTCATTTTCAGCCATTTGTTGGTAAACGCCGATGAGCGCATCGATGTATCCCTGCTGAGAGCTGAATTGTTGACTCTCGGTAGTTTGGGTTGACGGATGCACATCCAACCACTTGTTGCAAGACGAAAACAAGCTTAGCACAAGAACAACGCAAAACGCTCGTAACAGGTGCATTTTAAATTCTTTTATATTCATGTTGATCATCTTTACGTGTTAAAAACTTGTTGAAATTTGTAGCGTGAATGAGCGTGCGAAGGGATAATCAAGTCCCCGCTCCCTTTTGATGGTGGATATACGGAAAACGTCGTTTGTAAATGCGGTAACCTTCGTGTTGCGCAGCTTCATTTTCTTATTCAAGGCATCAGTAAAACGATAATAAATCGATAGACTTTCCAGCGACAACAGATCGTCTTTCTGCACAAAGCGAGACGTGGCATAAGTTGCAGCCGTTATGGTGTATCCATCGGCATCAATTAGTCCTTTGAAAAAAGTTTGATCTCCGGGGTTCAGCCATCGCTCTTCAGCCACACGCCGATCCACATTGTACAAATTGACATTCACACTCTCTACCCGATCGACCAATGTTTGGTTGTAGGCATAGCCTCCCACTCTAAAGCGGAAATAAGCATTAAGACCGAAGCCATTCCATTCCAAGTTGGTACCGAAAGTTCCTTCCAATTTAGGTCTACTATCAGCGACTATAACTTGATCAAGTGGATTATAGGTGTTTGTTACTTTACCATCGCGCGTACGGAAAATCTCATAGCCCGTTGCGGGGTCTATACCCAACGATGGTACTGCCCAAATAGCCGTCGTTGATTGTCCTTCGGCAAATCGTGTAATAGGCAATGTCGACAGGGAATCGTTAGCTGCTTTGTTCAGCGCAGCGATCGTATTAGAAACCTTTTTGATTTTATTCTCTACAGAGAAGAGATTAACAAATACCGACCAATTGTTACGGTTTTGCATGCTATTGATAATATTGTACCGTGCATAAAGTTCCCATCCCTTAGACTGCAAGTCGCCCATGTTTTCCTTGTAGCTATTGAATCCTGTAGACGGCGCAGTCGAGATACTGGCAATTGACCCTTCTGTATTTTCCAAATAGTAATTCGCAGTCACATCAAGACGATTAAACAAGGTAAGATCCACACCAATATTATTCTTCATGGTTTTCTGCCAAGCAAGCGCATCATTACCGAATCCCATCAAGTAAGTCCCTATTAGTCCGTGATAAGCCGTAGCCGTAAAATAGCGTGAAGTGGTCATGCCATAAAAGGAATCGAAATTTTGTGACCCGGTGAAGCCGTAGGAATAACGTACCTTCAGCCTATCGAGCCCAGATATGTCTTTTAGGAAGGGTTCATTATGTATGTTCCAACCGGCTCCTGTAGACCAAAATGGAGCAAAACGATTTCGCGCCCCAAATTGCGAAGAGCCATCCAACCTGTAGGATAGGTCAAGGAGGTATCGGTTATCGTACGCGTAGCTACCGTTAGCAAATATACCGGCCAGCCGCTGTATATTTTCCGTACCAACCGGCTTTGTATCCGCCTCAAATTGAAGCCCCTGAGTGAGATTATCCAAGGTTGCATTCGGAAAGCCAATCACACGGAAGGCTTCGGTATCACTCCCCAATTGGCTGATGTTACCACCCAGCGTACCGAAGAGCATATGCTTACCAATCAATTTGTTCAGGTTGGCAGAAAATATACCCTCGTAACGCTGACTTTTCCCATAGGCCTTGTCATAGCTCCCCTTTTCAAAGGTGGTTCTCTCCGTAAAAGATGAATGCTGAGCAGGCAAAAACTTGTCGGACTCGTCTGCCTGATAAGAATAGGCAAACGTTCCTTTGAAGCGCAACCAATTATATGCTTGCCATTCAAATGCAAAGTTATTGACGATGCTGTTGTATTTAGTCTGATCAACTAAATTTAGCGAGGCGTCGTACAGCGGGTTGGTCGGCCTTCCCTCATAGCCGGTAAGATTGTCATAATTATCGAAATTAGTCAAGCGTACACCTCCTTCGTCGAAAATCTCTTCTAGGTATATTTTATACGTTCCATCTGCGTTATATGGAGTCCAGTAAGGATTCAAACGAGCATATTGCGCAAAGGATCCATAAGGGGAGTTTTTCCCTACATTCGTCGTTAACGTAAGGTCGTTTCGGAAGATTAAATTCTTGAAGCGATAGCTGATAAATGTATTTCCGGACATCGTTTGCCGATTAGACCCTTTCATGGCACCTGCCGAGTTGAAGTAATTAAGATTAACACCATATTGTACTTCTTCTTGACCTCCTTCAACATATAAATTATGTTTCTGCCCGAGACCGGTACGAACAGGCTGGGCTAACCAATCGGTATTGACGCCTGAAAGCACTGCTGCCTGACGCGCACTGTAAATCGTTTTTAATTGCTGATCACGCATATTCCATGAATAATTATATACGCCGGCCTTTCTTTCTATGTCCAGTTTCTCTTGTGCGTTGAGAATGTCATAACCAGTCAAATCAGGAGCTTCAATCGTCATGTTACCAGTATAGGTAACGTTTAGCTTTCCCGCTTTGGGACGTATGGTTTCAATCACGACAACGCCATTGGCGGCACGTGATCCATAGATAGATGTCGCGGTCGCATCTTTCAGTAGGGAAACAGATTTTATACGTGTCAGATCCAAATCATTGATGCGGGTAAGCGAAACTTCAAATCCATCCAAAATAAACAATGGGGTATTGGGATTACTGTTGTAGTTAAACGGCGTACTGCTAGAAACGTTGGGATCAACCAAACTGTTTCCACCGCGAAGAGTTACGTCGGGCAATGCATTGGGATTAGAACCTAGATTAAGATTTTCAGGCATCTGAAATGAAGGATCGAGCGACTTAAGTGCAGTCAACACATTGTCACTTGACACTTGCTGAAGGTGCTCCTGCGAGAAAGATCGGGCTGCGCCAGTGTACATCTCGGCAGGACGTTCAAATAAACCAGTCACCACCACATCTTCGATCTGCTGTGCATCATCGGGCTTCAGCGAAACCAAAAAGCTGGTTTTATTGCCTACGCGTATTTCCTGTTTTTCGTAGCCGATAAAAGAAAATACCAATACGATGGTATCGCTCGGCACCATCAGCGACCAATGACCGGCAGCATCCGAGGCTGTACTGCTGTTGTAGGAAAGATCTCTGGCTAGCTTCTGCCAATTGCGCATAACAATCGACACCCCAGCCAACGGTTTCCCATCTTGGTCAACCACCTGTCCTCCAACGGCACGCTGTTGTGGTTTATCTTTTATCGTTGTATGCGAGGCGCTAGCATCTTCAAAGAGAACCAAGTTTTTACCACGTTGTCTGTAACGTAGCGCGGTTCCTTCCAATAAAAGATCCAGCGTTTGCGCAACTGTTCGCTGTTTGCGATCTATATTTTTCACCTGGTATTTATCCACAATCTCGGTAGGATAAAAGATATGCAAGCCCGTCTCTTGCTCCAATTGTTTAAGCGCTGATTTTAAGGTCGTGGAACGCATTGTTAATTCCACCCTACTGGTATTAATATCCTGCCCCAGCGTAGAATTAGCTGCTAAGAGGTTCATCGTCAAGATGAGCAGCAGCCCGCAGATTGCATTGACTCTCATAAGAAAAGAGAAATTAGATCGTTTATGCCAGCTGGAGGAGCAGCACAGTCCTCCACTTGCAAAAAACAAGAATTTTTGCATTATTTGTATTAGGTTAAATGTTTTACCAAAAATGTTTAGTTCCGAAACTCCCGCAATGCTTCCTACGGCCGTGGGAGTTTTTCGTTTATACTACTTTAAGGTGCTTGATTACGTGTTGTTTTCATGATCGTTACGTTAATTTAAGAGATTAGTATTTTTATGTTTACTGGTGTTTTTCGAGCATCGCCCTCTCAATCGCCACAGCCATGGCCACGTACGGTATAAACACCATCTTTATTTTTCGTATAGCTCGCTTGCCTCGTT
This genomic window contains:
- a CDS encoding RagB/SusD family nutrient uptake outer membrane protein, which gives rise to MNIKEFKMHLLRAFCVVLVLSLFSSCNKWLDVHPSTQTTESQQFSSQQGYIDALIGVYQQMAENDSYGKELSFGMMDVLAQLYLNKASQTANVYGQLARYNYIDASVEASIARVWSKQYNIIAQSNYILKDIDNNRQLFTGVYYNLVKGEALAIRAMAHFDLLRLFAPSLTALPSAGQKTIPYIEAFSVQPSRALAFQEVIDRIVADLKEAEELLSVYPRIDPIAANAGSTSLELFPMFRQNRLNYWATKAILARVYLYNNNKEEALTYAKQVIDSQLFPFANGSNLNTNPAADNSNTIFSSEHIFSIYRSDLKLLSDELFKTEATTAEAADLFTTEAILNGIYERTLTGYGSDIRGLEASARRWNVFNTGTVFSTKYYVGGTGVNNPNQRLIPVVRLPEMYYIAAEASPSIAEGVAYLNTVRQARLIPVLDPAIVNTATLLDNELFKEYRKEFYAEGQLWFYYKRKNTLTLQNSVGGTMSNAKYVFPLPQSEIEFGLN
- a CDS encoding SusC/RagA family TonB-linked outer membrane protein; amino-acid sequence: MRVNAICGLLLILTMNLLAANSTLGQDINTSRVELTMRSTTLKSALKQLEQETGLHIFYPTEIVDKYQVKNIDRKQRTVAQTLDLLLEGTALRYRQRGKNLVLFEDASASHTTIKDKPQQRAVGGQVVDQDGKPLAGVSIVMRNWQKLARDLSYNSSTASDAAGHWSLMVPSDTIVLVFSFIGYEKQEIRVGNKTSFLVSLKPDDAQQIEDVVVTGLFERPAEMYTGAARSFSQEHLQQVSSDNVLTALKSLDPSFQMPENLNLGSNPNALPDVTLRGGNSLVDPNVSSSTPFNYNSNPNTPLFILDGFEVSLTRINDLDLTRIKSVSLLKDATATSIYGSRAANGVVVIETIRPKAGKLNVTYTGNMTIEAPDLTGYDILNAQEKLDIERKAGVYNYSWNMRDQQLKTIYSARQAAVLSGVNTDWLAQPVRTGLGQKHNLYVEGGQEEVQYGVNLNYFNSAGAMKGSNRQTMSGNTFISYRFKNLIFRNDLTLTTNVGKNSPYGSFAQYARLNPYWTPYNADGTYKIYLEEIFDEGGVRLTNFDNYDNLTGYEGRPTNPLYDASLNLVDQTKYNSIVNNFAFEWQAYNWLRFKGTFAYSYQADESDKFLPAQHSSFTERTTFEKGSYDKAYGKSQRYEGIFSANLNKLIGKHMLFGTLGGNISQLGSDTEAFRVIGFPNATLDNLTQGLQFEADTKPVGTENIQRLAGIFANGSYAYDNRYLLDLSYRLDGSSQFGARNRFAPFWSTGAGWNIHNEPFLKDISGLDRLKVRYSYGFTGSQNFDSFYGMTTSRYFTATAYHGLIGTYLMGFGNDALAWQKTMKNNIGVDLTLFNRLDVTANYYLENTEGSIASISTAPSTGFNSYKENMGDLQSKGWELYARYNIINSMQNRNNWSVFVNLFSVENKIKKVSNTIAALNKAANDSLSTLPITRFAEGQSTTAIWAVPSLGIDPATGYEIFRTRDGKVTNTYNPLDQVIVADSRPKLEGTFGTNLEWNGFGLNAYFRFRVGGYAYNQTLVDRVESVNVNLYNVDRRVAEERWLNPGDQTFFKGLIDADGYTITAATYATSRFVQKDDLLSLESLSIYYRFTDALNKKMKLRNTKVTAFTNDVFRISTIKRERGLDYPFARSFTLQISTSF